One genomic segment of Anticarsia gemmatalis isolate Benzon Research Colony breed Stoneville strain chromosome Z, ilAntGemm2 primary, whole genome shotgun sequence includes these proteins:
- the LOC142986299 gene encoding uncharacterized protein LOC142986299 isoform X2: MEDNNNDETSNDSGCNLMPLTPRGEQCAALIRMAQKAKGKQMRAARQAGLSPACDDDLGDTSTEEAICMPITSQSLAYPDPDPDVVPCPSKLRRLHDLSGASCSTQTIIIPDDDEITQDDGARPGPSRLVEYLETEPDEDDQDFPIYNVPDVSDLQKDLAHDREMLARVIEQDEMLARVMQEEMYAQGIQDDALLPLVRLENTSDQPESTGETDILELVAKGDDKQVTPSKNDDAVIPPVELRGYNEVIRSRIARETEDIGPAIYGFVSQAMKDTSTDINKPDPTDVPRTIDQAGSSGLAVKDDIDEPTSPLSLLDEATTLESTDSSALQIDSDDDAMLSSQKDSDNSEDNQSLARIAEALSSQHDAASATAAASSSLNGAVNGHLSLLENIPDLIDERDQQRAPDVVQQSIEQPVQEAAGSVREAAPGTVQEAVQESDLEAGHGSVGEAVQQPTQGADKKAEQESDREPVQGPVAEPVLEATQATVQETDPEAVKEPDEKDIQSAIPEPGPKCFEEPSQETLQEIIKELVDKAAAEPSHERVGAEATVEALVASMSSSASTPDDESSEK, translated from the exons ATGGAG GACAACAACAACGATGAGACCTCCAATGACTCTGGCTGCAACCTGATGCCTTTGACTCCAAGGGGCGAGCAGTGTGCGGCGCTCATTCGGATGGCTCAGAAGGCTAAAGGCAAGCAGATGCGAGCCGCCCGCCAGGCTGGCTTATCGCCCGCTTGTGATGACGATCTGGGCGACACCTCAACAGAAGAGGCCATTTGTATGCCGATAACTTCCCAGTCCTTAGCCTATCCCGATCCTGACCCAGATGTCGTTCCTTGCCCCTCGAAGTTAAGGAGGCTGCACGACTTGTCAGGAGCTTCCTGCTCGACTCAAACG ATCATAATACCCGATGATGACGAAATTACACAAGATGATGGCGCTCGTCCTGGTCCTTCAAGGCTG GTCGAATATCTCGAAACGGAACCAGACGAAGATGATCAGGATTTTCCGATATATAATGTG CCCGACGTGTCAGATCTACAAAAAGATCTAGCACATGACAGAGAAATGTTAGCCCGCGTGATAGAACAAGATGAGATGTTGGCTCGAGTGATGCAAGAGGAAATGTATGCCCAGGGCATACAGGATGATGCACTGCTCCCTCTTGTACGACTTGAAAACACGTCTGACCAACCCGAGTCCACGGGTGAAACAGACATTCTAGAACTAGTCGCCAAGGGTGATGACAAGCAAGTCACCCCTTCAAAGAATGACGACGCCGTTATTCCTCCAGTCGAATTAAGAGGGTACAACGAAGTGATAAGATCACGTATTGCCCGCGAAACCGAAGACATTGGGCCGGCCATCTACGGATTTGTTTCCCAGGCAATGAAAGACACAAGCACTGACATCAATAAa CCTGATCCGACTGACGTACCTAGGACTATTGACCAGGCTGGTTCTTCAGGATTAGCGGTCAAAGACGATATTGATGAGCCGACGTCACCTTTATCG CTTCTAGACGAAGCCACAACATTAGAAAGCACCGACTCGTCCGCTCTCCAAATTGACAGC GACGACGATGCTATGCTATCGTCTCAGAAGGATTCCGACAACTCAGAAGACAACCAatct CTCGCGAGGATTGCTGAAGCGCTTTCCAGCCAACACGATGCAGCGTCCGCTACAGCTGCAGCATCGAGCTCACTCAATGGAGCCGTTAATGGACATTTATCC cttCTGGAAAATATTCCGGACCTTATCGATGAACGAGATCAGCAGCGCGCCCCAGATGTTGTTCAGCAGTCAATCGAGCAGCCAGTCCAAGAAGCTGCTGGATCTGTCCGCGAAGCTGCTCCTGGGACTGTCCAGGAAGCAGTTCAAGAGTCGGACCTGGAAGCCGGTCACGGGTCAGTCGGGGAAGCGGTTCAGCAACCTACACAGGGTGCAGACAAGAAGGCTGAGCAGGAATCTGATAGGGAACCGGTTCAGGGACCGGTCGCAGAGCCTGTACTGGAAGCTACTCAGGCGACCGTTCAGGAGACTGACCCAGAAGCGGTTAAAGAACCTGACGAGAAGGATATACAGAGCGCTATTCCTGAACCAGGACCGAAATGTTTTGAAGAACCTAGCCAAGAAACACTACAAGAAATAATCAAGGAGCTTGTCGACAAAGCTGCTGCGGAACCTAGCCACGAGCGTGTGGGAGCAGAGGCTACGGTCGAGGCCCTCGTCGCCTCCATGTCTTCCTCGGCGAGCACTCCAGAT
- the LOC142986299 gene encoding uncharacterized protein LOC142986299 isoform X1 has translation MEDNNNDETSNDSGCNLMPLTPRGEQCAALIRMAQKAKGKQMRAARQAGLSPACDDDLGDTSTEEAICMPITSQSLAYPDPDPDVVPCPSKLRRLHDLSGASCSTQTIIIPDDDEITQDDGARPGPSRLVEYLETEPDEDDQDFPIYNVPDVSDLQKDLAHDREMLARVIEQDEMLARVMQEEMYAQGIQDDALLPLVRLENTSDQPESTGETDILELVAKGDDKQVTPSKNDDAVIPPVELRGYNEVIRSRIARETEDIGPAIYGFVSQAMKDTSTDINKPDPTDVPRTIDQAGSSGLAVKDDIDEPTSPLSLLDEATTLESTDSSALQIDSDDDAMLSSQKDSDNSEDNQSLARIAEALSSQHDAASATAAASSSLNGAVNGHLSLLENIPDLIDERDQQRAPDVVQQSIEQPVQEAAGSVREAAPGTVQEAVQESDLEAGHGSVGEAVQQPTQGADKKAEQESDREPVQGPVAEPVLEATQATVQETDPEAVKEPDEKDIQSAIPEPGPKCFEEPSQETLQEIIKELVDKAAAEPSHERVGAEATVEALVASMSSSASTPDSNMPRKKNVHAGRRRSTYTMNDSTAMPCLRQATDNPLGVHT, from the exons ATGGAG GACAACAACAACGATGAGACCTCCAATGACTCTGGCTGCAACCTGATGCCTTTGACTCCAAGGGGCGAGCAGTGTGCGGCGCTCATTCGGATGGCTCAGAAGGCTAAAGGCAAGCAGATGCGAGCCGCCCGCCAGGCTGGCTTATCGCCCGCTTGTGATGACGATCTGGGCGACACCTCAACAGAAGAGGCCATTTGTATGCCGATAACTTCCCAGTCCTTAGCCTATCCCGATCCTGACCCAGATGTCGTTCCTTGCCCCTCGAAGTTAAGGAGGCTGCACGACTTGTCAGGAGCTTCCTGCTCGACTCAAACG ATCATAATACCCGATGATGACGAAATTACACAAGATGATGGCGCTCGTCCTGGTCCTTCAAGGCTG GTCGAATATCTCGAAACGGAACCAGACGAAGATGATCAGGATTTTCCGATATATAATGTG CCCGACGTGTCAGATCTACAAAAAGATCTAGCACATGACAGAGAAATGTTAGCCCGCGTGATAGAACAAGATGAGATGTTGGCTCGAGTGATGCAAGAGGAAATGTATGCCCAGGGCATACAGGATGATGCACTGCTCCCTCTTGTACGACTTGAAAACACGTCTGACCAACCCGAGTCCACGGGTGAAACAGACATTCTAGAACTAGTCGCCAAGGGTGATGACAAGCAAGTCACCCCTTCAAAGAATGACGACGCCGTTATTCCTCCAGTCGAATTAAGAGGGTACAACGAAGTGATAAGATCACGTATTGCCCGCGAAACCGAAGACATTGGGCCGGCCATCTACGGATTTGTTTCCCAGGCAATGAAAGACACAAGCACTGACATCAATAAa CCTGATCCGACTGACGTACCTAGGACTATTGACCAGGCTGGTTCTTCAGGATTAGCGGTCAAAGACGATATTGATGAGCCGACGTCACCTTTATCG CTTCTAGACGAAGCCACAACATTAGAAAGCACCGACTCGTCCGCTCTCCAAATTGACAGC GACGACGATGCTATGCTATCGTCTCAGAAGGATTCCGACAACTCAGAAGACAACCAatct CTCGCGAGGATTGCTGAAGCGCTTTCCAGCCAACACGATGCAGCGTCCGCTACAGCTGCAGCATCGAGCTCACTCAATGGAGCCGTTAATGGACATTTATCC cttCTGGAAAATATTCCGGACCTTATCGATGAACGAGATCAGCAGCGCGCCCCAGATGTTGTTCAGCAGTCAATCGAGCAGCCAGTCCAAGAAGCTGCTGGATCTGTCCGCGAAGCTGCTCCTGGGACTGTCCAGGAAGCAGTTCAAGAGTCGGACCTGGAAGCCGGTCACGGGTCAGTCGGGGAAGCGGTTCAGCAACCTACACAGGGTGCAGACAAGAAGGCTGAGCAGGAATCTGATAGGGAACCGGTTCAGGGACCGGTCGCAGAGCCTGTACTGGAAGCTACTCAGGCGACCGTTCAGGAGACTGACCCAGAAGCGGTTAAAGAACCTGACGAGAAGGATATACAGAGCGCTATTCCTGAACCAGGACCGAAATGTTTTGAAGAACCTAGCCAAGAAACACTACAAGAAATAATCAAGGAGCTTGTCGACAAAGCTGCTGCGGAACCTAGCCACGAGCGTGTGGGAGCAGAGGCTACGGTCGAGGCCCTCGTCGCCTCCATGTCTTCCTCGGCGAGCACTCCAGAT
- the LOC142986299 gene encoding uncharacterized protein LOC142986299 isoform X3 gives MEDNNNDETSNDSGCNLMPLTPRGEQCAALIRMAQKAKGKQMRAARQAGLSPACDDDLGDTSTEEAICMPITSQSLAYPDPDPDVVPCPSKLRRLHDLSGASCSTQTIIIPDDDEITQDDGARPGPSRLVEYLETEPDEDDQDFPIYNVPDPTDVPRTIDQAGSSGLAVKDDIDEPTSPLSLLDEATTLESTDSSALQIDSDDDAMLSSQKDSDNSEDNQSLARIAEALSSQHDAASATAAASSSLNGAVNGHLSLLENIPDLIDERDQQRAPDVVQQSIEQPVQEAAGSVREAAPGTVQEAVQESDLEAGHGSVGEAVQQPTQGADKKAEQESDREPVQGPVAEPVLEATQATVQETDPEAVKEPDEKDIQSAIPEPGPKCFEEPSQETLQEIIKELVDKAAAEPSHERVGAEATVEALVASMSSSASTPDSNMPRKKNVHAGRRRSTYTMNDSTAMPCLRQATDNPLGVHT, from the exons ATGGAG GACAACAACAACGATGAGACCTCCAATGACTCTGGCTGCAACCTGATGCCTTTGACTCCAAGGGGCGAGCAGTGTGCGGCGCTCATTCGGATGGCTCAGAAGGCTAAAGGCAAGCAGATGCGAGCCGCCCGCCAGGCTGGCTTATCGCCCGCTTGTGATGACGATCTGGGCGACACCTCAACAGAAGAGGCCATTTGTATGCCGATAACTTCCCAGTCCTTAGCCTATCCCGATCCTGACCCAGATGTCGTTCCTTGCCCCTCGAAGTTAAGGAGGCTGCACGACTTGTCAGGAGCTTCCTGCTCGACTCAAACG ATCATAATACCCGATGATGACGAAATTACACAAGATGATGGCGCTCGTCCTGGTCCTTCAAGGCTG GTCGAATATCTCGAAACGGAACCAGACGAAGATGATCAGGATTTTCCGATATATAATGTG CCTGATCCGACTGACGTACCTAGGACTATTGACCAGGCTGGTTCTTCAGGATTAGCGGTCAAAGACGATATTGATGAGCCGACGTCACCTTTATCG CTTCTAGACGAAGCCACAACATTAGAAAGCACCGACTCGTCCGCTCTCCAAATTGACAGC GACGACGATGCTATGCTATCGTCTCAGAAGGATTCCGACAACTCAGAAGACAACCAatct CTCGCGAGGATTGCTGAAGCGCTTTCCAGCCAACACGATGCAGCGTCCGCTACAGCTGCAGCATCGAGCTCACTCAATGGAGCCGTTAATGGACATTTATCC cttCTGGAAAATATTCCGGACCTTATCGATGAACGAGATCAGCAGCGCGCCCCAGATGTTGTTCAGCAGTCAATCGAGCAGCCAGTCCAAGAAGCTGCTGGATCTGTCCGCGAAGCTGCTCCTGGGACTGTCCAGGAAGCAGTTCAAGAGTCGGACCTGGAAGCCGGTCACGGGTCAGTCGGGGAAGCGGTTCAGCAACCTACACAGGGTGCAGACAAGAAGGCTGAGCAGGAATCTGATAGGGAACCGGTTCAGGGACCGGTCGCAGAGCCTGTACTGGAAGCTACTCAGGCGACCGTTCAGGAGACTGACCCAGAAGCGGTTAAAGAACCTGACGAGAAGGATATACAGAGCGCTATTCCTGAACCAGGACCGAAATGTTTTGAAGAACCTAGCCAAGAAACACTACAAGAAATAATCAAGGAGCTTGTCGACAAAGCTGCTGCGGAACCTAGCCACGAGCGTGTGGGAGCAGAGGCTACGGTCGAGGCCCTCGTCGCCTCCATGTCTTCCTCGGCGAGCACTCCAGAT